One genomic region from Anopheles bellator chromosome 2, idAnoBellAS_SP24_06.2, whole genome shotgun sequence encodes:
- the LOC131212411 gene encoding uncharacterized protein LOC131212411, producing MSRRFLLLLLSLASVFLNINCASDRVVNPKWIKPGALDRWEQEQQQKQRQQTEESCEARLPIQCDCPALPEPAATSDKTDADKEQELAVVLNRKIVNALFDSDGLRLDESGDFYQSELTLTITHRQLEKLKKSDASVKSIDSILSEIFEQSSNKRRKILWREKNCERLHFFLLNIAESVFLQTVLPILLLLSACYLVRLIARFTHIQPIVVFFLLIICSTICRKWVACNDNLAKKTLQHLGKDPRETSSSLWGRFTSVFGSSSGQICDPVQVLVESMVSLQAGYLKASFKELVDTFKESTEGAGYIETIVIGFLLLGFAYILITTCLDVGIRSSFLMVGNVVSRGIRGSTTTGAHAGDQNPPQLPAMNFNIHINDTAARVVPAITEVVRTDTQRIELVTEAITEAAIKPVEDGSGDADEANTAKAIESHPTPGAGNESHEQNKTERQISNKTVVDDT from the coding sequence ATGTCTCGCAGATTTTTATTACTACTTTTATCGCTTGCAAGTGTTTTTCTGAACATCAACTGTGCGTCTGATCGAGTCGTAAATCCGAAGTGGATAAAGCCTGGAGCATTGGACCGCtgggagcaggagcagcaacaaaaacagcgCCAGCAAACGGAAGAATCCTGCGAAGCACGGCTGCCGATACAATGTGATTGTCCAGCATTGCCGGAACCGGCTGCAACCTCTGATAAAACCGATGCAGACAAAGAGCAGGAACTGGCTGTGGTTCTCAATCGTAAAATTGTGAATGCTCTATTCGACAGCGATGGTTTACGGTTGGACGAGAGTGGCGACTTTTATCAAAGCGAGCTGACGTTAACGATTACCCATCGGCAGCTggaaaagttgaagaaaaGTGACGCAAGTGTTAAGAGCATCGATTCGATCCTGTCGGAAATCTTTGAACAGTCTTCGAACAAACGGCGCAAAATCTTGTGGCGAGAGAAAAATTGCGAAcgattacatttttttctacTAAATATTGCAGAATCTGTATTTTTACAGACCGTGCTACCGATATTGCTCCTCCTGAGCGCGTGCTACTTAGTGCGTTTGATAGCCCGTTTCACGCACATACAGCCCATCGTGGTATTCTTTTTGCTTATAATATGTTCCACAATATGCAGAAAGTGGGTCGCATGTAATGACAATTTGGCGAAAAAAACATTGCAGCATCTGGGCAAGGACCCCCGCGAAACTTCATCCAGCCTGTGGGGACGTTTCACAAGCGTTTTTGGTTCTTCTAGTGGGCAAATCTGCGACCCAGTGCAAGTGCTCGTTGAATCAATGGTTTCACTGCAAGCTGGCTATTTAAAAGCATCCTTCAAGGAACTGGTGGACACGTTCAAAGAGAGTACAGAAGGAGCTGGGTACATTGAAACGATTGTGATCGGGTTTTTGCTACTGGGCTTTGCATACATCCTGATCACCACGTGTCTGGATGTTGGCATTCGTAGCAGTTTTCTAATGGTCGGCAATGTGGTAAGCCGGGGAATACGTGGATCAACCACAACTGGTGCCCATGCTGGCGATCAAAACCCACCTCAGTTGCCGGCAATGAATTTCAACATTCACATAAATGATACAGCAGCTCGCGTAGTACCTGCGATAACCGAAGTAGTAAGAACCGACACTCAACGTATCGAGCTGGTAACAGAGGCAATAACTGAGGCTGCCATCAAACCGGTTGAAGATGGATCTGGAGATGCGGATGAAGCAAATACGGCAAAAGCTATTGAGTCACATCCTACGCCAGGGGCAGGCAATGAAAGCCACGAACAGaataaaacggaacggcaaaTAAGCAATAAGACTGTTGTTGATGATACTTAG